In one Phyllostomus discolor isolate MPI-MPIP mPhyDis1 chromosome 8, mPhyDis1.pri.v3, whole genome shotgun sequence genomic region, the following are encoded:
- the CLU gene encoding clusterin isoform X2 encodes MKTLLLVVGLLMTWEDGQVLGDKAVSIRELQEMSTEGTKYINKEVKNAFKEVKQIKSLIEHTNDERKSLLISLEEAKKKKEDALTNTKDTEMKLKASQEVCNDTMMALWEECKPCLKQTCMKFYARVCRSGSGMVGHQLEEFLNQSSPFYFWMNGDRIDSLLENDRQQTHILDDMEDRFSRASRIMDELFHNRFFTRDPLDSYHLPRFGSSPGRPLYLNPKSRFARNIMRFPMFGPPSFQDMFQPFFDMIHQAQEAMDVHIHRPLFQFPMEDLTAGNDNRTVCKEIRHNSTGCLRMKDQCAKCQEILSVDCSSSDPAQSLLWQQLNNSLQLAEMFTKKYDELLQSYQQTMLNTSALLKQLNEQFNWVSQLANLTQNEDDFSLQVTTVATHSSDSSVPSGFTKVVLKLFDSDPIMVTVPEEVSRNNPKFMETVAEKALREYRQKYQEEVREE; translated from the exons ATGAAGACGCTACTGCTGGTGGTGGGGCTGCTGATGACCTGGGAGGATGGGCAGGTGCTGGGCGACAAGGCAGTCTCAATCAGAGAGCTCCAGG AAATGTCCACTGAGGGGACTAAGTACATTAACAAGGAAGTTAAAAATGCCTTCAAGGAAGTGAAACAGATAAAGAGCCTCATAGAACATACGAACGATGAGCGCAAATCACTGCTCATCAGCTTAGAGGAagccaagaagaagaaagag GATGCCCTGACCAACACGAAGGACACTGAAATGAAGCTGAAGGCGTCCCAGGAGGTGTGCAATGACACCATGATGGCCCTCTGGGAGGAGTGCAAGCCCTGCCTGAAACAGACCTGCATGAAGTTCTACGCGCGCGTCTGCAGAAGCGGCTCGGGGATGGTTGGCCACCAG CTGGAGGAGTTCCTGAACCAGAGCTCTCCTTTCTACTTCTGGATGAACGGCGACCGCATCGACTCCCTGCTGGAGAATGACCGGCAGCAGACCCACATCCTGGACGACATGGAGGACAGGTTCAGCCGGGCCAGCCGAATCATGGATGAGCTTTTCCACAACAGATTCTTCACCCGGGACCCCCTGGATTCCTACCACTTGCCACGCTTCGGCTCATCCCCGGGCAGGCCTCTCTACCTCAACCCCAAGTCCCGCTTTGCCCGAAACATAATGCGTTTCCCCATGTTTGGGCCCCCGAGCTTCCAGGACATGTTCCAGCCCTTCTTCGACATGATACACCAGGCTCAGGAGGCCATGGACGTCCACATCCACAGACCTCTCTTCCAGTTCCCGATGGAGGACCTCACAGCAG GCAACGATAACCGCACCGTGTGCAAGGAGATCCGTCACAACTCCACGGGATGCCTGCGGATGAAGGACCAGTGTGCCAAGTGCCAGGAGATCTTGTCAGTGG ACTGTTCATCCAGTGACCCTGCCCAGAGCCTGCTGTGGCAGCAGCTGAACAACTCCCTGCAGCTGGCGGAGATGTTCACCAAGAAGTACGACGAGCTGCTGCAGTCCTACCAGCAGACGATGCTCAACACCTCCGCTTTGCTGAAGCAGCTCAACGAGCAGTTCAACTGGGTTTCCCAGCTGGCTAATCTCACTCAGAACGAAGACGACTTCTCTCTCCAGGTCACCACG GTGGCCACCCACAGTTCCGACTCCAGCGTTCCCTCTGGCTTCACAAAGGTAGTCCTGAAGCTCTTTGATTCCGACCCCATCATGGTGACTGTCCCAGAAGAAGTCTCCAGGAACAATCCTAAGTTTATGGAGACGGTGGCAGAGAAAGCTCTGCGGGAATATCGCCAAAAGTACCA GGAGGAGGTCAGGGAGGAGTGA
- the CLU gene encoding clusterin isoform X1 — MKTLLLVVGLLMTWEDGQVLGDKAVSIRELQEMSTEGTKYINKEVKNAFKEVKQIKSLIEHTNDERKSLLISLEEAKKKKEDALTNTKDTEMKLKASQEVCNDTMMALWEECKPCLKQTCMKFYARVCRSGSGMVGHQLEEFLNQSSPFYFWMNGDRIDSLLENDRQQTHILDDMEDRFSRASRIMDELFHNRFFTRDPLDSYHLPRFGSSPGRPLYLNPKSRFARNIMRFPMFGPPSFQDMFQPFFDMIHQAQEAMDVHIHRPLFQFPMEDLTAEGNDNRTVCKEIRHNSTGCLRMKDQCAKCQEILSVDCSSSDPAQSLLWQQLNNSLQLAEMFTKKYDELLQSYQQTMLNTSALLKQLNEQFNWVSQLANLTQNEDDFSLQVTTVATHSSDSSVPSGFTKVVLKLFDSDPIMVTVPEEVSRNNPKFMETVAEKALREYRQKYQEEVREE; from the exons ATGAAGACGCTACTGCTGGTGGTGGGGCTGCTGATGACCTGGGAGGATGGGCAGGTGCTGGGCGACAAGGCAGTCTCAATCAGAGAGCTCCAGG AAATGTCCACTGAGGGGACTAAGTACATTAACAAGGAAGTTAAAAATGCCTTCAAGGAAGTGAAACAGATAAAGAGCCTCATAGAACATACGAACGATGAGCGCAAATCACTGCTCATCAGCTTAGAGGAagccaagaagaagaaagag GATGCCCTGACCAACACGAAGGACACTGAAATGAAGCTGAAGGCGTCCCAGGAGGTGTGCAATGACACCATGATGGCCCTCTGGGAGGAGTGCAAGCCCTGCCTGAAACAGACCTGCATGAAGTTCTACGCGCGCGTCTGCAGAAGCGGCTCGGGGATGGTTGGCCACCAG CTGGAGGAGTTCCTGAACCAGAGCTCTCCTTTCTACTTCTGGATGAACGGCGACCGCATCGACTCCCTGCTGGAGAATGACCGGCAGCAGACCCACATCCTGGACGACATGGAGGACAGGTTCAGCCGGGCCAGCCGAATCATGGATGAGCTTTTCCACAACAGATTCTTCACCCGGGACCCCCTGGATTCCTACCACTTGCCACGCTTCGGCTCATCCCCGGGCAGGCCTCTCTACCTCAACCCCAAGTCCCGCTTTGCCCGAAACATAATGCGTTTCCCCATGTTTGGGCCCCCGAGCTTCCAGGACATGTTCCAGCCCTTCTTCGACATGATACACCAGGCTCAGGAGGCCATGGACGTCCACATCCACAGACCTCTCTTCCAGTTCCCGATGGAGGACCTCACAGCAG AAGGCAACGATAACCGCACCGTGTGCAAGGAGATCCGTCACAACTCCACGGGATGCCTGCGGATGAAGGACCAGTGTGCCAAGTGCCAGGAGATCTTGTCAGTGG ACTGTTCATCCAGTGACCCTGCCCAGAGCCTGCTGTGGCAGCAGCTGAACAACTCCCTGCAGCTGGCGGAGATGTTCACCAAGAAGTACGACGAGCTGCTGCAGTCCTACCAGCAGACGATGCTCAACACCTCCGCTTTGCTGAAGCAGCTCAACGAGCAGTTCAACTGGGTTTCCCAGCTGGCTAATCTCACTCAGAACGAAGACGACTTCTCTCTCCAGGTCACCACG GTGGCCACCCACAGTTCCGACTCCAGCGTTCCCTCTGGCTTCACAAAGGTAGTCCTGAAGCTCTTTGATTCCGACCCCATCATGGTGACTGTCCCAGAAGAAGTCTCCAGGAACAATCCTAAGTTTATGGAGACGGTGGCAGAGAAAGCTCTGCGGGAATATCGCCAAAAGTACCA GGAGGAGGTCAGGGAGGAGTGA
- the CLU gene encoding clusterin isoform X3 — MKTLLLVVGLLMTWEDGQVLGDKAVSIRELQEMSTEGTKYINKEVKNAFKEVKQIKSLIEHTNDERKSLLISLEEAKKKKEDALTNTKDTEMKLKASQEVCNDTMMALWEECKPCLKQTCMKFYARVCRSGSGMVGHQLEEFLNQSSPFYFWMNGDRIDSLLENDRQQTHILDDMEDRFSRASRIMDELFHNRFFTRDPLDSYHLPRFGSSPGRPLYLNPKSRFARNIMRFPMFGPPSFQDMFQPFFDMIHQAQEAMDVHIHRPLFQFPMEDLTAEGNDNRTVCKEIRHNSTGCLRMKDQCAKCQEILSVDCSSSDPAQSLLWQQLNNSLQLAEMFTKKYDELLQSYQQTMLNTSALLKQLNEQFNWVSQLANLTQNEDDFSLQVTTVATHSSDSSVPSGFTKVVLKLFDSDPIMVTVPEEVSRNNPKFMETVAEKALREYRQKYQEE, encoded by the exons ATGAAGACGCTACTGCTGGTGGTGGGGCTGCTGATGACCTGGGAGGATGGGCAGGTGCTGGGCGACAAGGCAGTCTCAATCAGAGAGCTCCAGG AAATGTCCACTGAGGGGACTAAGTACATTAACAAGGAAGTTAAAAATGCCTTCAAGGAAGTGAAACAGATAAAGAGCCTCATAGAACATACGAACGATGAGCGCAAATCACTGCTCATCAGCTTAGAGGAagccaagaagaagaaagag GATGCCCTGACCAACACGAAGGACACTGAAATGAAGCTGAAGGCGTCCCAGGAGGTGTGCAATGACACCATGATGGCCCTCTGGGAGGAGTGCAAGCCCTGCCTGAAACAGACCTGCATGAAGTTCTACGCGCGCGTCTGCAGAAGCGGCTCGGGGATGGTTGGCCACCAG CTGGAGGAGTTCCTGAACCAGAGCTCTCCTTTCTACTTCTGGATGAACGGCGACCGCATCGACTCCCTGCTGGAGAATGACCGGCAGCAGACCCACATCCTGGACGACATGGAGGACAGGTTCAGCCGGGCCAGCCGAATCATGGATGAGCTTTTCCACAACAGATTCTTCACCCGGGACCCCCTGGATTCCTACCACTTGCCACGCTTCGGCTCATCCCCGGGCAGGCCTCTCTACCTCAACCCCAAGTCCCGCTTTGCCCGAAACATAATGCGTTTCCCCATGTTTGGGCCCCCGAGCTTCCAGGACATGTTCCAGCCCTTCTTCGACATGATACACCAGGCTCAGGAGGCCATGGACGTCCACATCCACAGACCTCTCTTCCAGTTCCCGATGGAGGACCTCACAGCAG AAGGCAACGATAACCGCACCGTGTGCAAGGAGATCCGTCACAACTCCACGGGATGCCTGCGGATGAAGGACCAGTGTGCCAAGTGCCAGGAGATCTTGTCAGTGG ACTGTTCATCCAGTGACCCTGCCCAGAGCCTGCTGTGGCAGCAGCTGAACAACTCCCTGCAGCTGGCGGAGATGTTCACCAAGAAGTACGACGAGCTGCTGCAGTCCTACCAGCAGACGATGCTCAACACCTCCGCTTTGCTGAAGCAGCTCAACGAGCAGTTCAACTGGGTTTCCCAGCTGGCTAATCTCACTCAGAACGAAGACGACTTCTCTCTCCAGGTCACCACG GTGGCCACCCACAGTTCCGACTCCAGCGTTCCCTCTGGCTTCACAAAGGTAGTCCTGAAGCTCTTTGATTCCGACCCCATCATGGTGACTGTCCCAGAAGAAGTCTCCAGGAACAATCCTAAGTTTATGGAGACGGTGGCAGAGAAAGCTCTGCGGGAATATCGCCAAAAGTACCA GGAGGAGTGA